One part of the Oceanihabitans sp. IOP_32 genome encodes these proteins:
- a CDS encoding ATP-grasp fold amidoligase family protein yields the protein MKSFLRHQIKVFLSKVNPEFYVKQSFKANLKYNPNFKNPKTHNERMAKRRFKYTKQMTLLSDKIAVRKHVRECIGEQYLVPMLFEMESLNEVIYKKLPNSFVIKANHGSGFNAIVKNKADYSYTELKKITDAWLKTKYYLLGMELHYKAIKPRLIVEELLLDEQGSIPKDYKFYCFKNKIYLGVYIDRFINTKVAFFDDKWEIQEYPYIFNEVEDPSKVKKPENFEDMVKLATKLSKPFDYVRLDLYSVNNKIYFGEYTFTPGGGIDKFKSYEKDLEWGHLWD from the coding sequence ATGAAATCGTTTTTAAGACATCAAATTAAGGTTTTTTTATCTAAAGTTAATCCAGAGTTTTATGTAAAACAAAGTTTTAAAGCCAACCTAAAATATAACCCAAATTTTAAAAACCCCAAGACGCATAATGAGCGAATGGCTAAAAGACGTTTTAAATACACCAAACAAATGACTCTTTTATCTGATAAAATAGCCGTGAGAAAGCATGTTAGAGAATGCATTGGCGAACAGTATTTGGTGCCTATGCTTTTTGAAATGGAGAGTTTAAATGAAGTGATTTACAAGAAACTTCCAAATAGTTTTGTAATAAAAGCAAATCACGGTAGCGGATTTAATGCCATAGTAAAAAACAAGGCGGATTACAGTTATACAGAACTAAAAAAAATTACAGATGCCTGGCTTAAAACCAAATATTATTTACTGGGGATGGAGTTGCATTATAAAGCAATTAAACCAAGGCTTATTGTAGAGGAGCTACTTCTAGATGAACAGGGTAGCATACCAAAAGATTACAAATTTTATTGTTTTAAAAATAAGATTTATTTGGGGGTTTATATAGATAGATTTATAAATACCAAAGTAGCCTTTTTCGATGATAAATGGGAAATTCAAGAATATCCTTATATATTCAATGAAGTCGAAGACCCTTCTAAAGTTAAAAAACCAGAAAATTTTGAAGATATGGTTAAACTGGCCACCAAACTCTCCAAGCCTTTCGATTATGTGCGATTAGATTTATACTCGGTAAATAATAAAATATATTTTGGTGAATATACATTTACACCAGGCGGTGGTATTGACAAGTTTAAATCTTACGAAAAAGATTTGGAATGGGGTCACTTATGGGATTAA
- a CDS encoding glycosyltransferase, producing METSYTLSVVIPMYNAEDYIGICLDSLLNQNLKLDSYQIIVVNDGSKDNSKAIVEGYVKKYSNVILYNQNNSGNGAARNKGMELVKGKYLYFLDADDYIASAVLDELVSVLEKKNLDILGFNSINTRSSHLNTSKTALNIRALEDYKVKTGVKFIAEHNYRAEVWWYIMKTDFFRSTGVVFYDRKFVQDSYITPTIFLKAERVLFIPHDVHRYRQNDDSITHIKAPAHIRKHMNDLIFAVKKLDALIHSVNDEPCENRLKNRQQGYVFFFLIRFAKSDMSFRALRSILSELKAIEAYPIRHFIGKDYHGFKYRVLVFVLNRSFLRAIFLYTYRFAYQQINKNDRP from the coding sequence TTGGAAACGTCGTATACTCTTAGCGTAGTCATTCCTATGTATAATGCCGAAGATTATATAGGCATTTGCTTAGATAGTCTTTTAAACCAAAACTTAAAGTTAGATTCTTACCAAATTATAGTTGTAAACGATGGCTCTAAAGATAATAGTAAAGCCATTGTAGAGGGGTACGTAAAAAAGTATTCTAATGTTATTCTCTACAATCAAAATAATTCTGGAAATGGTGCGGCTAGAAATAAAGGTATGGAATTGGTTAAAGGAAAATACCTGTATTTTTTAGATGCTGATGATTATATTGCGAGTGCTGTTTTAGATGAATTAGTATCCGTTTTAGAGAAAAAAAACTTAGATATTTTAGGTTTTAATTCGATTAATACAAGATCTTCTCATTTAAATACCTCTAAGACCGCTTTAAATATTCGTGCACTTGAAGATTACAAAGTTAAAACAGGTGTAAAATTTATTGCCGAACATAATTACAGAGCAGAGGTTTGGTGGTATATTATGAAAACAGATTTTTTTAGAAGTACGGGAGTTGTATTTTACGACCGTAAATTTGTGCAAGATTCGTATATAACCCCTACTATTTTTCTTAAAGCAGAACGCGTTTTATTTATACCCCATGATGTCCATAGATACCGACAAAATGATGATTCTATAACACACATAAAAGCACCCGCTCATATAAGAAAGCACATGAATGATTTAATTTTTGCAGTTAAAAAATTGGATGCATTAATACACAGCGTTAATGATGAGCCATGTGAAAACCGTTTAAAAAACAGGCAACAAGGCTATGTTTTTTTCTTTTTAATTCGATTTGCCAAGTCTGATATGAGTTTTAGAGCACTTCGCAGTATTTTAAGTGAACTTAAAGCGATTGAGGCCTACCCAATAAGGCATTTTATTGGAAAAGATTATCACGGGTTTAAATATAGAGTTTTAGTATTTGTTTTAAATCGTTCGTTTTTAAGAGCTATTTTTTTATACACTTATAGGTTTGCATATCAGCAGATTAATAAAAACGATAGACCTTAA
- a CDS encoding glycosyltransferase, translating to MRPMKNNKYKHMKKNICFIVSSPYSFFFLKVHLEKLSKYYHIHLVANINDTNSLILDNFEHKSFKNIPIQRSINMTKDIHGIYKLYKYFKSNSFDAIHSLTPKAGLTAAIAGKLAGVGIRVHIFTGQVWATKKGAFRYLLKKLDQVIANWSTHILVDGNSQRDFLISEKILKVNQGQVLGAGSICGVDLNRFAPNVIKRSELRKQLNISDDWVVFLFIGRITEDKGVIELAKAFNKLRLENKNAYLLVAGFDEGALEAMKEIIKDKAFFNFVGKTDTPEMYYQSCDVFCLPSYREGFGMSVIEASACGIPVICSDAYGLLDTIMDNETGLRHKVKNVNDLYDKMKLLANDKNLRSTLGAQGLKYTRHNFSSEDISNAWVEFYKNLV from the coding sequence ATGCGACCGATGAAAAACAATAAATACAAACACATGAAAAAAAACATCTGTTTTATCGTATCCTCCCCTTATTCTTTCTTTTTTCTAAAGGTTCATTTAGAAAAGCTGAGTAAATATTATCATATTCATCTGGTAGCTAACATAAATGATACCAATAGTCTTATATTGGATAATTTTGAACACAAAAGCTTTAAAAACATCCCAATACAGAGAAGTATAAACATGACAAAAGATATCCATGGTATTTATAAACTCTATAAATATTTTAAAAGCAACTCGTTTGATGCCATTCATTCTCTAACTCCAAAAGCGGGCTTAACTGCCGCAATTGCGGGTAAATTAGCTGGAGTTGGTATAAGAGTACATATTTTCACCGGACAAGTTTGGGCGACAAAAAAAGGTGCTTTTAGATACCTATTAAAAAAATTAGATCAAGTTATCGCCAATTGGTCTACTCATATTTTAGTGGATGGAAATTCTCAGAGAGACTTTTTAATTTCAGAAAAGATTCTTAAAGTTAATCAAGGCCAAGTTTTAGGCGCGGGTTCTATTTGTGGTGTAGATTTAAATCGATTTGCTCCAAATGTTATCAAGCGGTCTGAGCTTAGAAAGCAGCTCAATATTTCGGATGACTGGGTTGTTTTTCTGTTTATTGGACGAATCACAGAAGACAAAGGGGTGATTGAATTGGCAAAAGCTTTTAATAAGCTTCGATTGGAAAATAAAAACGCCTATTTATTGGTTGCAGGTTTTGATGAGGGCGCTCTTGAGGCCATGAAAGAAATTATTAAAGACAAAGCCTTTTTTAACTTTGTTGGTAAAACAGACACTCCAGAAATGTACTATCAGAGTTGTGATGTTTTTTGTTTACCTAGTTATAGAGAAGGGTTCGGAATGAGTGTTATAGAGGCCTCTGCTTGTGGCATTCCAGTAATATGTAGTGACGCCTATGGCCTGCTTGACACGATTATGGATAACGAAACAGGATTGAGACATAAAGTTAAAAACGTGAATGATTTGTATGATAAAATGAAGTTATTAGCAAACGATAAAAACCTAAGAAGCACTTTAGGTGCGCAAGGTTTAAAATATACCAGACATAACTTTTCATCGGAGGATATATCGAATGCTTGGGTGGAATTTTATAAAAATCTTGTATAA
- a CDS encoding glycosyltransferase family 2 protein produces the protein MIKLSIIIPMFNVAQYLRKCVLSAFNQGLSTDEFEIIMVDDESPDNSLDIAKDMSKIHANITVISQKNKGLGGARNTGITHAKGEYLLFLDADDYLLPNTFKFLVDMALSKRLDILEFGSQGVLPNGNTTYKVAMHSNGKIYEGIDYYNRFKYMNSACNKLYKRKLLLEHNNLFLEQIYIEDFEFNTRVFYHAQNVMAVDTIGAHYLQSPDSITRNTSDKKKAKMLNDLITVLRITKSFSEKAEQNSKNNQYFGYRMCFINVTIFYQLIKNKKTYAEIKKVKRLLKNENLFHVNYALPEGKKDLFRRTFLKHFWLFRITNPLFRVALK, from the coding sequence ATGATTAAATTAAGTATCATTATACCCATGTTTAATGTAGCGCAATACCTGCGTAAATGTGTGCTGTCTGCGTTTAATCAAGGTTTAAGTACAGATGAGTTTGAAATTATTATGGTAGATGATGAGTCGCCCGATAACAGTCTCGATATCGCCAAAGATATGTCAAAAATACACGCTAATATTACAGTAATAAGTCAAAAAAACAAGGGTTTAGGTGGCGCAAGAAACACGGGAATAACACATGCTAAAGGGGAATATTTACTATTTCTAGACGCAGACGATTATCTCTTGCCAAATACTTTTAAATTTTTAGTTGATATGGCCTTAAGTAAAAGACTTGATATCTTAGAATTTGGCAGTCAAGGCGTATTGCCTAACGGAAACACAACATACAAAGTTGCGATGCATAGTAATGGTAAAATTTATGAAGGTATAGACTATTACAACCGCTTTAAATACATGAATTCGGCTTGTAACAAATTATATAAACGGAAACTTTTACTAGAACATAACAATTTATTTTTAGAACAAATTTATATTGAAGATTTCGAGTTTAACACACGTGTCTTTTATCATGCTCAAAACGTCATGGCAGTAGATACCATTGGCGCTCATTACTTGCAATCGCCAGATTCTATTACAAGAAATACAAGCGACAAAAAAAAAGCAAAAATGCTTAATGATCTTATAACAGTTTTACGAATTACGAAGTCTTTTAGCGAAAAAGCAGAGCAAAACTCAAAAAACAATCAATATTTTGGTTACCGAATGTGCTTTATTAATGTGACTATTTTTTATCAACTTATAAAAAATAAAAAGACTTATGCAGAAATCAAAAAAGTTAAAAGACTGTTGAAAAATGAAAACCTTTTTCATGTAAATTATGCACTACCAGAAGGAAAAAAAGACCTTTTTAGAAGAACTTTTTTAAAACATTTTTGGCTGTTTAGAATAACAAATCCTCTATTTCGGGTTGCTCTGAAATAA
- a CDS encoding EpsG family protein has translation MIEIIPLEYYYRVYIYSALGIALFTLFHTFILQINEEKNIRYTNFMGYFILIFLTLYIGLRPISGKYFVDMITYARIYDSYAMGGEITIKNDLFFHRLMKICSYFLSTSAFFFLCAIIYIVPLYVASKRFFYKYWFYAFFMFVVSFSFWTYGVNGIRNGMATSLFILALSYHNKKTVFIPVIILACLFHKTMLLPTGAFILTLFVKNPKWYMYGWLLAIPLSITLGNFWENLFAQLGFADDRLSGYLTGERHEAFANTSFRYDFLFYSAFAVVSGAYFIFKRKYNDPVFIQLFNIYLTANAFWILVIRANFSNRFAYLSWFLMPLVIIYPFLKENFFKRQHIVIGKVLFVYFMFTYFMFIYYNYIQ, from the coding sequence ATGATTGAAATTATACCCTTAGAATACTATTATAGAGTTTATATTTATAGTGCTTTGGGTATTGCCTTATTCACACTGTTTCATACATTTATATTACAAATAAATGAAGAGAAAAATATAAGATACACTAACTTCATGGGATATTTTATCTTGATTTTTCTAACATTATATATTGGTTTACGCCCCATTAGCGGGAAATATTTTGTCGATATGATTACTTATGCTCGCATTTACGATAGTTATGCTATGGGTGGAGAAATAACTATAAAGAACGACCTGTTTTTTCATCGATTAATGAAAATCTGTTCCTATTTTCTCTCTACCAGTGCTTTTTTCTTTTTATGCGCCATTATATATATCGTACCACTTTATGTTGCTTCAAAACGATTTTTTTATAAATATTGGTTTTATGCCTTTTTTATGTTTGTGGTGTCTTTTTCGTTTTGGACCTATGGGGTAAATGGCATTAGAAACGGTATGGCGACATCCTTGTTTATCTTAGCCCTATCCTATCACAATAAAAAAACGGTATTTATACCCGTTATAATACTCGCGTGCTTATTTCATAAAACCATGCTTCTACCTACTGGAGCCTTCATATTAACACTTTTTGTAAAAAACCCAAAATGGTATATGTATGGTTGGCTATTAGCCATACCGCTATCGATAACCTTAGGTAACTTTTGGGAGAATTTATTCGCACAACTTGGTTTTGCAGACGATAGATTAAGTGGCTATTTAACAGGGGAAAGACATGAGGCTTTTGCCAATACTAGTTTTAGATACGACTTTCTTTTCTATAGTGCTTTTGCCGTAGTTAGTGGAGCTTACTTCATTTTTAAAAGAAAATACAACGATCCCGTTTTTATTCAGCTATTCAATATTTATTTAACTGCAAATGCCTTTTGGATATTGGTGATTAGAGCCAATTTCTCCAATCGTTTTGCTTATTTATCGTGGTTTTTAATGCCTTTGGTAATTATTTATCCCTTTCTGAAAGAGAATTTTTTTAAAAGGCAGCACATTGTTATCGGGAAAGTACTTTTTGTGTATTTCATGTTTACCTATTTTATGTTTATATACTATAATTATATACAATGA
- a CDS encoding glycosyltransferase — protein sequence MKKIILIMPYGSVGGMERLALTFYNHYQLKGYQVKAIKLIKLKSDIIHFNDDEYFLSDKDFSELNILQRALFYIVAPFKIRRILKKEQATDSISFGDMANIFSALSYTRENKIGSIHALKSVELNANNSFNKLIKFSYKNLYGRFKKVVCISHDIKRDLIKNCGFRFSNKIEVIYNPHNIKKLLELSEEPINDEVEKALFSKKTILFIGRLSIQKSPWHLINAFNLVLKKEIDCHLIFIGDGNLNVIEKVKSLGVNYAIDDKIHFLGRKNNPYKYLKHANVLALSSHYEGTPNVIVESIAIGVPVVSSYCTDGIMELMSMQSKQVNEENVHVDAGIITPNLYKGQLGIPKTTQHIPEEEKFAEALEYALKSNKLKDQLFEKRTDLLYKFDVEVVSKKYLM from the coding sequence ATGAAAAAAATTATATTGATAATGCCCTATGGAAGTGTTGGCGGAATGGAGCGCTTGGCACTTACTTTCTATAACCATTATCAATTAAAAGGTTATCAGGTTAAAGCTATTAAATTGATTAAGCTTAAATCTGATATTATTCATTTTAATGATGATGAATATTTTCTGAGCGATAAGGACTTTTCAGAATTAAACATCTTGCAAAGAGCTTTATTTTATATAGTCGCGCCTTTTAAAATAAGGCGAATACTAAAAAAAGAACAGGCAACAGATTCAATTTCATTTGGAGATATGGCTAATATTTTTAGTGCCTTAAGCTACACCAGAGAAAATAAAATTGGCAGTATACACGCCTTAAAAAGTGTAGAGTTAAATGCTAATAATAGCTTTAATAAACTAATTAAGTTTAGCTACAAAAATTTATATGGTCGTTTTAAAAAAGTAGTTTGTATTAGTCATGATATTAAACGCGATTTAATAAAAAATTGTGGTTTTCGGTTTTCTAATAAAATTGAAGTCATTTACAATCCGCATAACATAAAAAAATTACTTGAGCTTTCTGAAGAACCGATTAACGACGAAGTAGAAAAAGCCTTATTCTCAAAAAAAACTATTTTATTTATAGGGCGACTTTCCATACAAAAATCACCTTGGCATCTTATTAATGCGTTTAATTTGGTATTAAAAAAAGAGATTGACTGTCATTTAATTTTTATTGGAGATGGTAATTTGAACGTTATCGAAAAAGTAAAATCTTTGGGTGTAAACTACGCCATAGATGATAAAATTCATTTTTTAGGCCGAAAAAATAATCCGTATAAATATCTAAAACACGCTAATGTTCTTGCCTTATCTTCTCATTATGAAGGCACGCCAAATGTTATTGTAGAATCGATAGCTATTGGGGTTCCTGTGGTATCCTCGTATTGTACCGATGGCATTATGGAATTGATGAGCATGCAGTCTAAACAAGTAAATGAAGAAAATGTACACGTCGATGCCGGTATTATAACCCCTAATTTATATAAAGGCCAATTAGGAATACCCAAAACAACCCAACATATACCCGAAGAAGAAAAATTTGCTGAGGCTTTAGAATACGCCCTGAAATCTAATAAATTAAAGGATCAATTATTCGAAAAGAGAACAGATTTATTATATAAATTTGATGTAGAGGTCGTATCAAAAAAATATTTAATGTAA
- a CDS encoding glycosyltransferase family 4 protein — protein MKLLYITNQISGAAGLERVLSIKASYLADTLNYEVHILTLNQNNTPLFYDFSDKLIYHDIPYKGTVFKSVFQYIKGIRQTIKKIKPDIILVCDDGLKGFYVPLFTNKPCPMVYERHVSIHVEQKKDKNNYFASIAQKIKHKLMLFGAKRYDAFVVLTRGNLKEWDLKNILVISNPLPFNTEITSKLNHKIVLAVGRQSYQKAYDRLLKSWHIVHKKHPDWNLEIYGKIDENLKLQTQANNLGIGDTVNFHKPVKNIEDKYEQASIYAMSSRFEGFGMVLIEAMSYGLPCVSFDCPYGPSDIITDYKDGILIENGNIQSFADAIIKLIENQSLRQDMGENAQVKAQNYVPEKIMQKWDALFKSLKQ, from the coding sequence ATGAAACTATTGTATATAACCAATCAAATTTCTGGTGCTGCTGGCTTAGAACGAGTCCTCTCAATCAAAGCGAGCTACCTTGCCGATACGTTAAATTACGAAGTTCATATTTTAACCCTCAATCAAAACAACACACCGCTATTTTACGATTTTAGCGACAAGTTAATTTATCACGATATCCCCTATAAAGGCACTGTTTTTAAATCCGTTTTTCAATATATAAAAGGCATCCGACAGACTATTAAAAAAATTAAACCAGATATTATTTTAGTTTGCGATGATGGCTTGAAAGGTTTTTACGTACCTCTATTTACAAACAAACCTTGCCCCATGGTTTACGAGCGGCATGTTTCTATTCATGTGGAGCAAAAAAAAGATAAAAACAATTATTTCGCTTCAATTGCCCAAAAAATTAAACACAAACTCATGTTGTTTGGTGCCAAACGCTACGATGCCTTTGTTGTTCTTACTCGTGGAAATTTAAAAGAATGGGATTTAAAGAACATTCTTGTCATATCTAACCCATTACCTTTTAATACAGAGATAACCTCAAAATTAAACCATAAAATTGTTTTAGCTGTTGGCAGACAATCGTATCAAAAAGCTTATGATCGTTTACTAAAAAGCTGGCATATTGTTCACAAAAAACATCCAGATTGGAACTTAGAGATTTACGGAAAAATTGATGAAAATCTCAAACTACAAACTCAGGCCAATAATTTGGGTATTGGCGATACCGTAAACTTTCATAAACCCGTAAAAAATATTGAAGATAAATACGAGCAGGCCTCGATATATGCCATGTCATCGCGTTTCGAAGGTTTTGGCATGGTGTTAATTGAGGCCATGTCTTATGGCTTGCCCTGTGTTTCCTTCGATTGTCCTTATGGCCCTTCAGATATTATTACAGACTACAAAGATGGGATTTTAATAGAAAACGGTAATATACAAAGTTTTGCAGACGCCATTATAAAACTAATAGAAAACCAAAGTTTAAGACAAGACATGGGTGAAAATGCCCAAGTAAAAGCCCAAAACTATGTACCCGAAAAAATAATGCAAAAATGGGATGCTCTTTTTAAAAGCTTAAAACAATAA
- a CDS encoding polysaccharide pyruvyl transferase family protein yields MKYGLLTYQESKEKYNVGDYVQSLAAKQYLPTVNTWINREKLGEYKNEPTKLIMNGWFTHNIMHWVPSEDIMPLFVSFHMNNTAAPYMLSEKGINYLKKHQPIGCRDKYTVKILKDKGIEAYFTGCLTLTLDQYKVSDSEREDAIYIVDPFYNYPTLEKVSLTPKHLVKSVLNGDVFKLGKIKNQLKKIVDKELLENANYITQILPPGKQTEEEKFEYADSCLKKYAKAKLVITSRIHCALPCLAMGTPVIFLNSFNSFVDTCRFDGIIELFNRIDVDDDGNWKANFKLDGKIDKHTMVKNLGKHHELAEALKETCKAFVK; encoded by the coding sequence ATGAAGTACGGCCTATTAACATACCAAGAAAGTAAAGAGAAATACAATGTTGGCGACTACGTTCAAAGTTTAGCTGCCAAGCAATATTTACCAACTGTTAACACATGGATAAATCGGGAAAAACTAGGCGAATACAAAAACGAGCCAACAAAACTTATTATGAATGGTTGGTTTACTCATAATATTATGCATTGGGTACCAAGCGAAGACATCATGCCCTTGTTTGTGTCCTTTCATATGAATAATACTGCAGCACCGTACATGCTAAGTGAAAAAGGTATTAATTATCTTAAAAAACATCAACCTATTGGCTGCAGAGATAAGTATACTGTAAAGATCCTTAAAGATAAAGGCATCGAGGCCTATTTTACGGGATGCCTCACCTTAACTTTAGATCAATATAAAGTAAGTGATTCAGAAAGAGAAGATGCCATTTACATTGTAGATCCTTTTTATAATTACCCCACGCTCGAAAAGGTGTCTTTAACTCCAAAACACCTTGTAAAAAGTGTTTTAAATGGCGATGTTTTTAAACTGGGGAAAATAAAAAATCAGCTAAAAAAAATTGTTGATAAAGAACTACTGGAAAATGCCAACTACATAACGCAAATACTTCCGCCAGGAAAACAAACCGAAGAAGAAAAATTTGAATATGCCGATTCCTGTCTAAAAAAATACGCCAAAGCTAAATTGGTTATAACCTCAAGAATTCACTGCGCCCTACCCTGTTTAGCCATGGGCACGCCTGTAATTTTTTTAAACAGTTTTAATTCGTTTGTCGATACATGCAGGTTTGACGGTATTATTGAGTTATTTAATAGGATTGATGTGGATGATGACGGTAATTGGAAGGCTAATTTTAAACTCGACGGAAAAATTGATAAACACACTATGGTTAAAAATTTGGGCAAACATCATGAGCTTGCCGAAGCTCTTAAAGAAACTTGTAAAGCTTTTGTAAAATAA
- a CDS encoding lipopolysaccharide biosynthesis protein → MSQLKKGAILNYITIFLTNIIGLLMTPFILNHLGKSEYGIYITIGALVGTISLLDFGLNNTVVRFVAKYKAEKDRIGLENFLATTMLLYGIISTLVVIFGMVFYGYIDSYFTQMTSAELEIAKVIFIILIFNLAIGLPGGALTGICNGYEAFVFPKTLNIIRYVLRSLTVVAILSFGGKAIALVIVESIFNILVIASTAYFVFKKLKVKIKLHQLSGKFVKHIFSYSTWIFVFALVSLFQWKSGHWVLGRIATPEVLTIYGIGIVLGSYYGAFSTAISSVFLPRATQMSVRNASGEELTSMMIKIGRLSFIILMYILVAFVFFGKQFVQLWVGAELGEQGSYETWLIALMIMVAYTLPLVQGFGNSILEAKNKLSFKAILYLTFMFIGTVAGAFLARSYGAIGMISGSISGWLIVQNVMNFYYHNVIGLNIPRFFKGLLNKTIIVVLAVVFISFFINLIPGSGWINFVIKGVTYTLTYGVLIYFFGMVNFEKDLFKNSFSAIFSRIT, encoded by the coding sequence TTGAGTCAACTTAAAAAAGGAGCTATTCTAAATTATATTACTATTTTTTTAACAAACATAATAGGTTTGTTAATGACTCCTTTTATCTTGAATCATCTAGGTAAATCTGAATATGGTATCTATATAACCATTGGTGCTTTAGTAGGAACAATTTCGCTATTAGATTTCGGACTAAACAATACCGTGGTGCGGTTTGTGGCAAAGTATAAAGCGGAAAAAGACCGTATTGGACTTGAAAATTTTCTTGCTACAACCATGCTATTATACGGTATAATATCGACGCTCGTGGTTATTTTTGGCATGGTGTTTTACGGTTATATCGACTCCTATTTTACACAAATGACTTCAGCAGAACTAGAAATAGCTAAGGTTATTTTTATTATACTAATTTTCAACTTAGCAATAGGACTCCCTGGCGGCGCTTTAACTGGCATCTGTAATGGTTATGAAGCCTTTGTTTTTCCTAAAACACTCAATATTATACGTTATGTATTACGCTCATTAACAGTGGTAGCTATTCTATCTTTTGGTGGTAAGGCTATCGCACTAGTTATTGTAGAATCTATTTTTAATATTCTCGTTATCGCATCAACAGCCTATTTTGTTTTTAAAAAATTAAAGGTAAAAATAAAACTACATCAACTATCTGGTAAATTTGTAAAGCACATTTTTAGTTATTCGACTTGGATATTTGTTTTTGCATTAGTTAGTCTTTTTCAATGGAAATCTGGGCATTGGGTTTTAGGCCGCATCGCCACACCCGAAGTTTTAACCATTTATGGAATTGGTATTGTTTTAGGTAGCTATTACGGCGCATTTTCTACGGCCATTTCTAGTGTTTTTTTACCAAGAGCAACACAAATGTCGGTGAGAAATGCTTCTGGAGAAGAGTTAACCTCTATGATGATTAAAATAGGAAGACTTTCATTTATTATACTCATGTATATATTAGTTGCTTTTGTGTTTTTTGGAAAACAATTTGTCCAGCTTTGGGTTGGTGCAGAGTTAGGTGAGCAAGGCAGCTACGAAACATGGTTAATTGCATTAATGATTATGGTAGCCTATACCCTACCTCTAGTTCAAGGTTTTGGCAACTCTATTTTGGAAGCTAAAAACAAACTGTCGTTTAAAGCTATTTTGTATTTAACGTTTATGTTTATAGGTACCGTTGCCGGAGCTTTCCTAGCAAGATCTTATGGCGCTATTGGTATGATTTCTGGTTCTATTTCCGGTTGGCTTATTGTGCAAAATGTCATGAATTTTTATTATCATAATGTTATCGGTCTTAACATACCTAGATTTTTCAAAGGCTTATTAAATAAAACAATAATAGTCGTTTTGGCTGTTGTTTTTATTAGTTTTTTTATTAATTTAATTCCAGGATCTGGATGGATTAATTTCGTCATAAAAGGAGTGACCTATACCCTAACATACGGCGTTTTAATATACTTTTTTGGTATGGTTAATTTTGAAAAAGATTTGTTTAAAAATTCATTTTCAGCAATATTCAGCAGAATAACATAA